A genomic region of Laspinema palackyanum D2c contains the following coding sequences:
- the sixA gene encoding phosphohistidine phosphatase SixA produces MKTPSKVYFIRHGIAENRADHVPDEKRQLTKEGIQKTRKVANRLHHLNIHFELILTSPLLRAMQTADILQTAGLGHQIKESTSLVPNGDINNWLNWYQQWRQNGGHCLALVGHQPDQGNWAEILVWGEAKEGLLLKKAGVIGLVIPETGDPVGNSSLFWLTSPKLLL; encoded by the coding sequence ATGAAAACACCCTCTAAAGTTTATTTTATCCGGCATGGGATCGCCGAAAACCGGGCAGATCATGTCCCTGACGAGAAGCGCCAGCTCACCAAGGAGGGGATTCAAAAAACCCGGAAAGTCGCCAACCGTCTGCATCATTTGAATATTCATTTCGAGCTGATTTTGACCAGTCCTCTGCTGAGGGCAATGCAAACGGCGGATATTCTCCAAACCGCTGGTTTGGGGCATCAGATTAAAGAATCCACTTCCCTGGTCCCGAATGGCGATATCAATAACTGGCTGAACTGGTATCAACAATGGCGTCAAAATGGCGGCCATTGTTTGGCCCTCGTCGGACATCAGCCGGATCAGGGCAACTGGGCAGAAATTTTGGTGTGGGGAGAAGCCAAAGAAGGACTGCTCCTCAAAAAAGCTGGGGTGATTGGGTTGGTCATCCCTGAAACTGGGGATCCGGTGGGCAATAGCTCTCTATTTTGGCTGACCTCCCCCAAATTATTGCTATAA
- a CDS encoding 2TM domain-containing protein, which produces MPPRWPRQPDRSEPDYRKLDDRMNFAVHVALFAASNSGLWFFRAWQSSPWPWTPWLTSAWLLLLIAHGVYIFAIANYSEESNG; this is translated from the coding sequence ATGCCACCTCGTTGGCCTCGTCAACCCGATCGCAGCGAACCGGATTACCGGAAACTCGACGATCGCATGAATTTCGCCGTCCATGTCGCCCTATTTGCGGCCAGCAATTCCGGGCTCTGGTTTTTCCGGGCATGGCAATCTTCCCCCTGGCCCTGGACCCCTTGGCTCACCAGCGCTTGGCTACTGCTGCTAATCGCTCATGGGGTTTATATTTTCGCAATTGCAAACTATTCCGAAGAATCTAATGGCTAA
- the ndhI gene encoding NAD(P)H-quinone oxidoreductase subunit I — MLKFLNQVSNYAKETVQAAKYIGQGLSVTFDHMRRRPVTVQYPYEKLIPSERYRGRIHFEFDKCISCEVCVRVCPINLPVVDWEFNKETKKKQLKHYSIDFGVCIFCANCVEYCPTNCLSATEEYELSTYDRHELNFDNVAMGRLPYKVTDDPMVTPLRELAYLPKGVISPHDLPPNSRRAGLRPEEIREQMEQEQSTEKTEK; from the coding sequence ATGCTCAAATTCCTTAACCAAGTTAGCAACTACGCCAAAGAAACCGTTCAAGCGGCCAAATATATCGGTCAAGGACTCTCCGTGACCTTTGACCATATGCGCCGCCGTCCGGTGACCGTGCAATATCCCTACGAAAAACTAATTCCTTCCGAACGCTATCGGGGTCGGATTCACTTTGAATTTGATAAGTGCATTTCCTGCGAAGTGTGCGTCCGTGTTTGTCCGATTAACCTGCCCGTGGTGGATTGGGAATTCAACAAAGAAACCAAAAAGAAACAGCTCAAACACTACAGTATTGACTTCGGCGTTTGTATTTTCTGCGCCAACTGTGTAGAATACTGTCCGACCAATTGTCTCTCCGCGACGGAAGAATACGAACTTTCCACTTACGATCGCCACGAATTGAATTTTGATAACGTGGCAATGGGACGCTTACCGTACAAGGTCACTGACGATCCAATGGTGACCCCCCTCAGAGAACTCGCCTATCTACCCAAAGGCGTGATCTCTCCCCATGATTTGCCCCCAAACTCTCGTCGTGCGGGTCTACGTCCCGAAGAAATTCGGGAACAAATGGAACAAGAACAATCCACAGAAAAAACAGAAAAATAG
- the moaC gene encoding cyclic pyranopterin monophosphate synthase MoaC has product MKPPFQKNSENSPNPYQLSHLDAEGQARMVDVSEKAVTHRQAIASGQVRMDRATFDQIQAGNAPKGDVLGTARLAGILGAKQTSGLIPLCHPLPLHKIDVEILPDEELPGYRILAEVKTKAETGVEMEALTAVSVAALTLYDMAKALSKAIAIESIRLESKTGGKSGDYQAN; this is encoded by the coding sequence ATGAAACCCCCTTTTCAAAAAAATTCTGAAAATTCCCCAAACCCTTATCAGCTAAGTCATTTAGACGCTGAAGGACAAGCGCGGATGGTGGATGTGTCGGAAAAAGCAGTCACCCATCGGCAGGCGATCGCCTCGGGACAGGTCCGGATGGATCGGGCGACGTTTGACCAGATTCAAGCCGGGAATGCACCGAAAGGAGATGTTTTAGGGACGGCAAGACTGGCGGGAATTTTAGGAGCCAAACAAACCTCGGGGTTGATTCCGTTGTGTCATCCCTTACCCTTGCACAAAATTGATGTAGAGATTTTGCCCGACGAGGAGCTTCCCGGATATCGGATTCTCGCCGAAGTCAAAACCAAAGCAGAAACTGGGGTAGAAATGGAAGCGTTAACGGCAGTTTCCGTGGCGGCACTGACCCTTTATGACATGGCCAAAGCGTTATCGAAGGCGATCGCCATTGAGAGCATTCGCCTAGAGAGCAAGACTGGGGGAAAATCGGGAGACTATCAAGCGAATTAA
- a CDS encoding MFS transporter produces the protein MKVFLEIEPQRRHSLLGLFAAGLLFWASLASLLPTLPLYVEHIGGTRGQIGLVMGAFALGLLPSRAWLGPLSDRRGRKIVLRLGTTVATIAPLGYLFADSIPLLMALRAFHGISVAAFTTAYSALITDLAPDRNRGELIGYMSVVTPLGVAIGPALGGFLLEAAGYPPLFVMAFGLGLLSFLLLYFVSEPLREDLTSPALGKDSATPNAKADSFWRMLWSPRVRIPSLVMLQIGLVFGAVATFVPLFIKETASDFNPGWFYTAAASVSFSMRLLTGRASDRYGRGLFISGGLLAYCLAMVLLWTAQDSRDFLLAGAVEGCGAGTFLPMMVALVADRCAPQERGRLFAMCIGGFDLGIALAGPILGVMAEDLGYRNIFAIASVMAFVALGIFLTQSNMNLRQSVKFALGRDRDLYALQKSS, from the coding sequence TTGAAGGTATTTTTAGAGATAGAGCCGCAGCGTCGCCATAGCCTGTTGGGATTATTTGCCGCAGGCTTATTGTTTTGGGCTTCTCTGGCTTCATTGCTGCCCACACTGCCGCTTTATGTCGAGCATATCGGGGGGACGAGAGGACAAATCGGCCTGGTGATGGGGGCATTTGCCCTGGGTTTACTGCCTTCCCGAGCTTGGTTAGGACCCCTGAGCGATCGCCGGGGTCGCAAAATTGTGTTACGGTTGGGGACCACGGTGGCAACGATCGCCCCTTTGGGATATCTCTTCGCTGATTCCATTCCCCTATTGATGGCATTACGGGCATTTCACGGCATTAGTGTCGCTGCTTTTACCACCGCTTACAGTGCCTTAATCACCGATTTAGCCCCCGATCGCAATCGAGGCGAATTAATTGGATATATGAGTGTGGTCACTCCCCTAGGGGTTGCGATCGGACCCGCCCTCGGAGGGTTTTTACTGGAAGCTGCCGGTTACCCTCCCCTGTTTGTTATGGCATTTGGATTGGGACTGCTCAGTTTCTTGTTGCTCTACTTCGTCAGTGAACCTTTACGGGAAGATTTAACTTCCCCTGCACTGGGTAAAGACTCAGCAACTCCCAACGCCAAAGCGGATTCATTTTGGCGGATGTTATGGAGTCCTCGCGTCCGAATTCCCTCTCTGGTGATGCTGCAAATCGGGTTAGTTTTTGGAGCGGTGGCGACCTTTGTCCCCTTGTTTATTAAGGAAACCGCCAGTGATTTTAATCCGGGATGGTTTTATACCGCAGCGGCGAGTGTAAGTTTTAGTATGCGTCTGCTCACGGGTCGCGCCTCGGACCGTTACGGACGGGGATTATTTATTTCCGGGGGTTTACTGGCCTACTGTCTGGCAATGGTGCTGCTGTGGACGGCCCAGGATAGCCGGGATTTTTTACTGGCTGGGGCGGTGGAAGGATGTGGCGCAGGGACGTTTCTGCCGATGATGGTGGCCCTGGTTGCAGACCGCTGTGCACCCCAGGAACGGGGGCGATTGTTTGCCATGTGTATTGGCGGGTTTGATTTGGGGATCGCTTTGGCTGGGCCGATTTTGGGGGTGATGGCGGAAGATTTAGGCTATCGAAATATTTTTGCGATCGCTTCGGTGATGGCCTTCGTAGCATTGGGGATTTTTCTTACCCAGTCCAATATGAACTTACGCCAATCGGTGAAGTTTGCTTTGGGTCGCGATCGCGACCTGTATGCCCTGCAAAAGTCATCCTGA
- a CDS encoding DUF3181 family protein: MANSSNTEKIEALAAQIADRVYIDVAKWRLRLDDAHLHTLVAEQLYPLVSNNAPVNESDVVQVLAGINVNLGGGRRQIPLVDLIPTGEQMDLLSILEEFQREL, encoded by the coding sequence ATGGCTAATTCCAGTAACACTGAAAAAATAGAAGCCCTGGCTGCTCAGATTGCCGATCGCGTTTATATCGATGTCGCCAAATGGCGGCTGCGCTTAGATGACGCTCATCTCCACACCCTCGTGGCTGAACAACTCTATCCCTTAGTCAGCAACAATGCACCCGTCAATGAATCCGATGTGGTCCAAGTCCTCGCCGGAATCAATGTCAATCTCGGGGGAGGAAGGCGACAAATTCCCCTGGTTGATCTGATTCCCACCGGAGAACAAATGGATCTCCTCAGCATTTTAGAAGAGTTTCAGCGCGAACTTTAG
- the nuoK gene encoding NADH-quinone oxidoreductase subunit NuoK, which translates to MQLEYFLVLAAALFCIGIYGLITSRNAVRVLMSIELLLNAVNLNLIAFSNFLDSATIKGQVFGVFVITVAAAEAAVGLAIVLAIYRNRDTVDMEQFNLLKW; encoded by the coding sequence CTGCAACTCGAATACTTTTTAGTTTTGGCAGCCGCCTTGTTCTGCATTGGCATTTATGGCTTGATTACCAGTCGCAACGCTGTCCGGGTGTTGATGTCGATTGAGCTCTTGTTAAATGCCGTGAATTTGAATTTAATCGCCTTTTCTAATTTCCTGGACTCCGCTACAATTAAGGGTCAGGTTTTTGGGGTGTTTGTGATTACTGTGGCGGCGGCGGAAGCGGCAGTGGGTTTGGCGATCGTCCTGGCGATCTATCGGAACCGGGATACGGTGGATATGGAACAGTTCAATCTCCTGAAATGGTAA
- the nuoH gene encoding NADH-quinone oxidoreductase subunit NuoH gives MNPGIDLQGSFIKALADLGLPAGAAKAIWMPIPMVLMLVVATIGVLVTVWLERKISAAVQQRIGPEYIGPLGILAPAADGLKLLFKEDILPAKADPILFTLGPVLVVVPVFASFLIVPFGQNLIISDVGVAIFLWISLSSIQPIGLLMAGYASNNKYSLIGGLRAAAQSISYEIPLALSVLAVVMMSNSLSTLDIVEQQSSYGIFGWNIWRQPLGFIIFWIAALAECERLPFDLPEAEEEIVAGYQTEYSGMKFALFYLGSYVNLVLSALLIAVLYLGGWESPIPVELLGQWLGVSETTPWLQVITGTLGITMTLLKAYFFVFLAILMRWTLPRVRIDQLLDLGWKFLLPVSLVNLLLTAALKLAFPVAFGG, from the coding sequence ATGAACCCAGGTATAGACCTACAAGGAAGTTTTATAAAAGCGCTCGCAGATTTGGGCCTTCCGGCGGGAGCAGCAAAAGCCATCTGGATGCCAATTCCTATGGTGCTCATGCTAGTTGTTGCCACAATTGGCGTGCTTGTAACCGTCTGGCTAGAGCGAAAAATTTCTGCTGCGGTCCAACAGCGCATCGGCCCAGAATACATCGGCCCCTTGGGAATCTTAGCCCCTGCCGCCGATGGTCTCAAACTCTTGTTCAAAGAGGATATCCTCCCAGCGAAAGCTGACCCCATCCTCTTTACCCTCGGGCCCGTCCTGGTGGTAGTCCCCGTGTTCGCCTCCTTCCTGATCGTCCCCTTTGGACAAAATCTCATCATTAGCGATGTCGGGGTGGCCATCTTTTTATGGATTTCCCTTTCTAGCATTCAGCCGATCGGCTTACTGATGGCAGGTTATGCCTCCAATAACAAATACTCTCTGATCGGTGGCTTGCGCGCTGCCGCCCAGTCCATCAGTTATGAAATTCCCCTGGCCCTCAGTGTGCTGGCAGTCGTGATGATGTCCAACAGCCTGAGCACCCTCGACATTGTGGAACAGCAATCCAGCTATGGCATTTTCGGTTGGAACATCTGGCGGCAACCCCTAGGCTTTATCATCTTCTGGATTGCGGCCCTCGCGGAATGCGAACGCTTACCCTTTGACCTCCCTGAAGCAGAAGAAGAAATCGTCGCCGGATATCAAACCGAATATTCTGGCATGAAATTCGCCCTGTTCTACTTGGGTTCCTACGTCAACCTCGTCCTCTCGGCACTCCTAATCGCCGTGCTCTATCTGGGTGGCTGGGAATCTCCGATCCCCGTAGAACTCCTAGGACAGTGGCTGGGTGTCAGCGAAACCACCCCTTGGCTGCAAGTGATTACCGGAACCCTCGGCATCACCATGACCCTGCTCAAGGCTTACTTCTTTGTTTTCCTCGCCATTCTGATGCGCTGGACCTTACCCCGCGTTCGCATTGACCAACTCCTCGATTTAGGGTGGAAATTCCTCCTGCCCGTTTCTCTGGTCAATCTGCTCTTAACTGCCGCCTTAAAGTTGGCCTTTCCCGTTGCCTTTGGTGGGTAA
- a CDS encoding citrate synthase, translating to MTVADELKTGFEFKPGLEGVPVTLSSISFVDGKKGILEYRNIPIEELALKSTFLETSYLLIWGELPTQDELDAFENEIRYHRRIKYRIRDMMKCFPESGHPMDALQASAAALGLFYSRRALDDPAYIRAAAVRLLAKIPTMVAAFQMMRKGNDPIQPRDDLDYSANFLYMLTEQEPDPLEASVFDICLTLHAEHTINASTFSARVTASTLTDPYAVVASAVGTLAGPLHGGANEEVIDMLEAIGSVENVRPYIENCLKTKSKIMGFGHRVYKVKDPRAIILQSLAEQLFEKFGRDNYYDIAVELERVVEEKLAYKGIYANVDFYSGLVYRKLGIPTDLFTPIFAISRVAGWLAHWKEQLGENRIYRPTQIYTGTHNAPYIPIAER from the coding sequence ATGACTGTCGCGGACGAACTAAAGACCGGTTTTGAATTTAAGCCCGGGTTAGAAGGCGTTCCGGTCACCCTATCCAGTATCAGTTTTGTGGATGGGAAGAAAGGAATTTTGGAATATCGCAATATTCCCATCGAAGAGCTGGCCCTCAAAAGCACCTTTCTGGAAACCTCCTATTTATTGATCTGGGGTGAACTCCCGACCCAGGACGAACTCGACGCATTTGAGAACGAAATTCGCTACCACCGCCGCATTAAATATCGCATTCGGGACATGATGAAATGTTTTCCCGAAAGCGGTCACCCGATGGACGCCCTGCAAGCCTCAGCTGCTGCCCTCGGCTTATTCTATTCCCGTCGGGCTTTAGACGATCCAGCCTATATTCGCGCTGCTGCGGTCCGGTTGTTGGCAAAAATTCCTACAATGGTGGCGGCATTCCAAATGATGCGGAAAGGGAATGACCCGATTCAACCTCGGGACGATCTGGACTATTCGGCCAACTTTCTGTATATGCTGACCGAACAAGAGCCAGATCCCCTAGAGGCTAGTGTGTTCGACATCTGCCTGACTCTTCATGCAGAACATACCATCAATGCTTCGACATTTTCAGCAAGGGTGACGGCTTCCACCTTGACGGACCCTTATGCGGTGGTAGCTTCAGCGGTGGGAACTCTGGCTGGTCCTTTACATGGGGGGGCCAATGAAGAAGTGATTGATATGTTAGAGGCCATTGGCTCGGTTGAAAATGTCCGACCCTACATTGAAAACTGTCTGAAGACTAAATCTAAGATTATGGGGTTCGGTCACCGGGTCTACAAAGTTAAGGATCCTCGAGCGATTATCCTCCAAAGTCTCGCTGAACAATTGTTTGAGAAGTTTGGCCGGGATAATTATTATGACATTGCTGTAGAGCTGGAGCGAGTGGTGGAGGAAAAACTCGCTTACAAAGGCATTTATGCCAATGTGGACTTTTACTCGGGTCTGGTTTATCGGAAGTTGGGGATTCCTACGGATTTGTTTACGCCAATCTTCGCGATTTCCCGGGTGGCAGGATGGTTGGCTCATTGGAAAGAGCAACTGGGTGAAAACCGGATTTACCGTCCGACCCAAATTTATACCGGAACTCATAACGCGCCTTATATTCCGATCGCCGAACGTTAA
- a CDS encoding NADH-quinone oxidoreductase subunit J encodes MNLAEGVQIVSFGLLAVMMIGAALGVVLLSQVVYSAFLLGGVFISMAGLYLLLNADFVAAAQILIYVGAVNVLILFAIMLVNKQEDFTNLPNYWIRRGATALVALGLFALLSTMVLSTPWAVTPTAATAENTVVQIGEHLFSDFLLPFELASVLLLMAMVGAIILARRELIPPERKAQIDSAELDLKLPERPRTPVPALRGNRVETQE; translated from the coding sequence GTGAATTTAGCGGAAGGCGTTCAGATAGTTTCGTTTGGCCTGCTGGCCGTGATGATGATAGGAGCAGCCTTGGGTGTCGTCCTCCTGTCTCAGGTCGTTTATTCGGCCTTTCTATTAGGCGGTGTGTTTATCAGCATGGCCGGTTTGTATCTGTTGCTCAATGCTGATTTTGTAGCAGCGGCCCAGATTTTGATTTATGTCGGTGCCGTTAATGTGCTGATTTTGTTTGCCATCATGCTGGTCAACAAACAGGAGGATTTTACAAACCTTCCCAATTACTGGATCCGGCGGGGAGCAACAGCCCTCGTCGCTTTGGGATTATTCGCGTTGTTAAGCACGATGGTCCTCTCAACTCCTTGGGCCGTGACACCGACTGCGGCAACGGCAGAAAATACCGTTGTGCAGATTGGAGAACATTTATTCAGCGATTTTTTACTGCCGTTTGAATTAGCTTCTGTACTGTTGTTGATGGCAATGGTCGGCGCAATTATTTTGGCCCGTCGGGAGTTGATTCCGCCAGAGCGAAAAGCTCAAATCGATTCAGCGGAACTGGATTTGAAACTGCCGGAACGTCCCCGCACACCTGTCCCGGCTCTCCGGGGAAATCGGGTGGAAACCCAAGAATGA